Within Mycobacterium heckeshornense, the genomic segment CGTTTCATCCCGGGCAGGGCGGCGATATTCAGCCCGGCCAACTGCTGCGGGTTACGGGCAAGGTACGCCGAAGCGGAGGCAGCCCGTTGTCGATGGTCGACCCGGTGTATCACGTCGTTCGACAACCGGAACAAGCCTAACGACTGCCCATCATCCTGTCGTGGGTCGACGCCGTCACCCAAAGAGCGCCAGCCGAGCCCGGTCGGCAGCTCTAAGGCTGGCTCACCCCGGCGCCCGCTGTTCCGGCCGGCGGATGATTAGATTCCTGAGCCAGTGGTTTCGGGTCGTGCGTGCCATCGTGAGGAGGGAGCGACGTTGAAGCGGATCGCCGCGGTGTTGGTCTCGCTAGCCGGATTGGCCTTTGCCGCCAACGGTTATCGCCCACTGAGCAAGCGCGGCTACCCCTCGCTCTTTGCGTTCGCCTATGGCTTGTTCGCCTCCGAACTTCCGCTGCAGATGCTCGGCGCTCATCTGGCGGCGATCGCGGTGATGTCGCGGCGCCTGCCACCGTGGCTGCGCTGGTTGAACTGGGCAGTGTCGGGCATCTCGTGGCTGGGCCTGCTGGGGTTGCATCGCATCGCCCGCACGGCCAACGTGCCGCTGACGGCGGCACTGGACGAAGGCCTGGGCAGCGAGCGTCGCACCGACTCCGCCGATCTGTGGACGAAGCCGGCGGGCGCAGGTACCGCCAAGAACCCCGGCGTCGTGCGCATGTTCCGGATCTACCGCGACTACGCCCACGACACCGACATCAGCTATGGCCCATATGGTCGCCGGAACTACCTCGACATCTGGCGGCGTCCGGATCTGGACCGGGATGCGCGGGCGCCGGTGCTGTTGCAGGTTCCCGGCGGCGCGTGGATGGTCGGCAGCAAACGCCAACAGGCGTACCCGTTGATGAGTCATCTGGCCGAGCTGGGCTGGGTGTGCGTCGCGATCAACTATCGGCTCAGCCCACGCTCGACCTGGCCGGACCACATTGTCGACGTCAAACGCGCGCTGGCGTGGACCAAGGCGCATATCGCTGAATACGGCGGAGATCCGGACTGGATCGCCATCACCGGCGGTTCGGCGGGTGGGCACCTGTCAGCATTGGCTGCCTTGACCGCGAATCGGCCACAGTTTCAACCCGGTTTCGAAGACGCCGACACCAGCGTGCGGGCTGCAGTGCCGTTTTACGGTGTGTACGACTTCAGCCGAACCGACCGCTCGCTGCACCCGCTCATGCCGGCAACGTTGGGCAAGTACGTGTTCAAGATCAGCCGGGGGGAAATCGCCGAAGCGTTTTACGCCGCTTCCCCGATTACCTACGTTTCGCCTGACGCACCACCGTTTTTTGTGTTGCACGGTCGCAACGATTCGTTGATCCCGGTCGAGCAGGCTCGCAGCTTCACGGAGCGACTGCGCGAGGTCAGCCGCCAGCCGGTCGTGTACGCCGAGTTGCCGTTCGCGCAGCACGCGTTCGACATCTTCGGGTCTGCTCGCGCCGCGCATGCCGCGGTCGCCGTGGAACAGTTTCTCGCAGAGATCTACTGTCGTTCGACCGCTCGCAGTCCCAGCGCGAACAGCAGCCGTACATCGGGATCCGCCAGCGACGTCGACAACAGCTTCTCGATCCGGCGGATCCGGTAGCGCACCGTGTTGGGATGCACGTGCAGCCGCTGCGCCGCAACGGCGATATCACCGAAGCTGTCCAGATAAACCCGTAACGTTCGGGCCAGCACCGCATCCCGCGCACACAGCGCGCGCACTCGGGGATCCACGAGTCGCTGGTCGGCGCTGACGAGCCCTACGATTTCATCCAGCAGCACCGTGGTGCGGGCCTCGGCAACCGACGTCACCTGACCGACCACATGCGGATGACGCTCGGCGGTGTCGAGCACCCGGTCAACCTCTGTCCGTGCCGCCGCGGCCCCGCCCAATCCGGCGACCGGTGCCGCGATGACCGCCTGCATCTGCACGCCAAGCTCGGCACGCAGAGTGTCGATCGTGCCGCGAATCCACGACGTCACCGACGGCGGCTTGGCGACATGCGGAAACAGCACGTAAATACGGCCACCTTTCGATGTGACCTGAGCGTCTACGCGAAAAGCACTGGCGCTCAATGCCACAACATCGGGCAACCGCGCATGATGACCAGCTGCGTGGAAGCCGATCACCGCCGCGTTGCCGTCGGCGACAACGCCCAGTTCGCGCGCCAAGTCGGCGAC encodes:
- a CDS encoding alpha/beta hydrolase, translated to MKRIAAVLVSLAGLAFAANGYRPLSKRGYPSLFAFAYGLFASELPLQMLGAHLAAIAVMSRRLPPWLRWLNWAVSGISWLGLLGLHRIARTANVPLTAALDEGLGSERRTDSADLWTKPAGAGTAKNPGVVRMFRIYRDYAHDTDISYGPYGRRNYLDIWRRPDLDRDARAPVLLQVPGGAWMVGSKRQQAYPLMSHLAELGWVCVAINYRLSPRSTWPDHIVDVKRALAWTKAHIAEYGGDPDWIAITGGSAGGHLSALAALTANRPQFQPGFEDADTSVRAAVPFYGVYDFSRTDRSLHPLMPATLGKYVFKISRGEIAEAFYAASPITYVSPDAPPFFVLHGRNDSLIPVEQARSFTERLREVSRQPVVYAELPFAQHAFDIFGSARAAHAAVAVEQFLAEIYCRSTARSPSANSSRTSGSASDVDNSFSIRRIR